The Mustelus asterias unplaced genomic scaffold, sMusAst1.hap1.1 HAP1_SCAFFOLD_84, whole genome shotgun sequence genome includes a region encoding these proteins:
- the LOC144483863 gene encoding uncharacterized protein LOC144483863: MEKPSKCGDCGRRYRSPSLLEAHRRSHIGERPFTCSQCGKGFTRSFNLQSHQRVHTGERPFTCSQCGKGFTHSSHLRRHQRVHTGERPFTCSQCGKGFTQSSHLQIHQRVHTGERPFTCSQCGEGFTQSSQLQIHQRVHTGERPFTCSQCGKGFTQSSSLQTHQRVHTGERPFTCSQCGKGFTRLSNLRTHQRVHTGERPFTCSQCGKGFTQSFNLRAHQRVHTGERPFTCSQCGKGFTLSSHLRRHQRVHTGERPFTCSQCGKGFTQSSHLQIHQQVHTGERPFTCSQCGEGFTQSSQLQIHQRVHTGERPFTCSQCGKGFIQSSSLLTHQRVHTGERPFTCPQCGKGFTRLSSLQIHQRVHTGERPFTCCQCGKGFCDSSRLLRHQRVHTGERPFTCSLCGKGFTRSSHLRIHQRVHTWERPFSCSVCEKRFSLSSHLLRHQQVHE; encoded by the coding sequence atggagaaaccgtcgaaatgtggggactgtgggaggaggtaCAGatccccatctctgctggaagctcatcggcgcagccacattggggagaggccatttacctgctctcagtgtgggaagggattcactcggtcattcaACCTGCagtcacatcagcgagttcacactggggagagaccattcacatgctctcagtgtgggaagggattcactcactcatcccacctgcggagacaccagcgagttcacactggggagaggccattcacctgctctcagtgtgggaagggattcactcagtcatcccacctacagatacaccagcgagttcacactggggagaggccattcacctgctcacaatgtggggagggattcactcagtcatcccagctgcagatacatcagcgagttcacactggggagaggccattcacctgctctcagtgtgggaagggattcactcagtcatccagcctgcagacacaccagcgagttcacactggggagagaccgttcacctgctctcagtgtgggaagggatttacccgattatccaacctgcggacacaccagcgagttcacactggggagaggccattcacctgctctcagtgtgggaagggtttcactcagtcattcaacctgcgggcacaccagcgagttcacactggagagaggccattcacctgctctcagtgtgggaagggattcactctgtcatcccacctgcggagacaccagcgagttcacactggggagaggccattcacctgctctcagtgtgggaagggattcactcagtcatcccacctgcagatacaccagcaagttcacactggggagagaccattcacctgctctcaatgtggggagggattcactcagtcatcccagctgcagatacatcagcgagttcacactggggagaggccattcacctgctctcagtgtgggaagggattcattcagtcatccagcctgctgacacaccagcgagttcacactggggagagaccgttcacctgccctcagtgtgggaagggatttactcgattatccagcctgcagatacaccaacgagttcacactggggagaggccattcacctgctgtcagtgtgggaagggattctgtgattcatccaggctgctgaggcaccagcgagttcacactggggagagaccgttcacctgctctctgtgtgggaagggattcactcggtcctcccacctgcggatacaccagcgagttcatacttgggagagaccattcagctgctctgtgtgtgagaaaagattcagtctttcatcccacctgctgagacaccaacaagttcacgagtga